In Myotis daubentonii chromosome 11, mMyoDau2.1, whole genome shotgun sequence, the genomic window AGCTGTGGGCTCCCCTCGCCCCTCGAACCTTGGCTGCATCTGTAAGGTCAGAGGTGGCGGCACAGAGAGGGGCCGGGCCCGGGCAGGGCTCGCAGACgctcctgcctcctgctgcccacacGGGGGCACGGGGAGGGCGGGAACAGCCGTGCCCAGGTGTGCGCGTGTCCGGCTGGGacagcagggcctgggcccacAGGCCCCGAGGTTCGGCACCCCCGAGGCTCACAGGCCGGCCCCAGCTACGCCTTGCGAGGAGGGGGGCCTTGTGAGAGGCGGGGAGTCCCACTCAGCCCATCAGCACCCCATCAGGACCCCGTCCTTCGATGGGGCCTGGCACATGGCGATACTGGCATCACCGGGTGCAGGGCATGCTGGGAAACAGACGAAAACAGGCAACGCAGGAACACGCCGGGGCTGCGGCTCCAGCGCAGGCGGCTCTCTGCAGTATCTCACCCCGATTTCCAACACGAGAGGCTGGCCGCACGGGCACTGCCACCTGTTCCCCAGGAGCCTGAGGGTGCAGGTGGGGTCGCCGGTGTCCACGCTTCCTCCGGCGGGTGCTGCTCACAGACCCCCCCCTCGGCacggggggaaactgaggccagaaaggAGAAGGGAGTCCTGAGTGTCCTGAGAACATTCCAGCCTCGGCCAGCCTAAAGCGGGTCCGGCCCGACCCTTGGGCTGGGGACCCCACGCTGCTGGGCCTCAGAGCGGGCTGAGAGGGTGTCCCCggacctggccaggcccaggcacggaaggagctgggggaggggccagcaccTCGGGGGCGGCTGCTCGCCCGCTCACCCCCGTGGCCGCCTCTCCCGCTACCCTCTTCCCAGCATGCCCAGCGCCCAACGATGCCAGCGACGTCACTGCCAATAACCTAGATTTTAACCAAGAAatcacccccctccctgccccacttaTGGCTCGCGGAGgaggaggccaggctgcaggcagcacCGGCCACCCTGCCCCTCAGGTCCCCAGCTTCCCAACACCcagggaggggggccgggggtggggggctgcggggctccctcctgtcccccacacATGGGCGAGCCTCTGTGGGCACGCAGCTAGGggagggcccaggccctggcctccgGGGACCGGCACCCTTCTCTGAGtactgggtgggggctgggagtggcTCAGGCACCTCAGGGCCAGACAGCTTGGCCTTCCCACCCTGGAACCCCACCCTGGCCATTGGCTCCTTGGGAAACCCACTTCCGGTGGCTCCTTGGGAACCCCAAGGACAGGGGTGGCCACCCTGACCAGGCGGAGAGGCTCCGGGCTCAGAGGGGCAGGTGGCCAGCGGCCGGCGTTTCTCCTTCTCTACGACATGCCACATGGCTGCAGGCTGCCGGGAGGGCGGTCCCCAGATGTGCACCCTCACGGCCCCCAGTGGcagtcccagccctggcccccccccccccccggcaccctCAGCTGCAGCATGAGAACAGGGAGCTCAGGGGCGTGGGTCTGCCCGGGGCCGGGGACCTGCCTCCCAGGGAGGGGAAGCCGTGGGGCTGCCCAGTTTGGGGCTCACCGTGGCCCTTCCCGGCCTCCCCGGTGGCTGTCCGCACACACAGGCAGGTCCCTGGTGGCCCCTGCAAGGCCTGAGCCCCACGTGGCCTCAGGAAGGCCAGGCCGCTGCTTGGCTTCCTGGCTGGTACCCGTGGGACTCGTGCAAATACGACCACAGGCGTTTAAGTGAAGCCATGACACCTCGAGAGAAaccgcctcccacccccagagccTGTGGGAGGGACCCAGCAGGCCAGCCTGGAGGCTGAGACCCGGCCATCCAGTCCTCGGTGGCTTCTGGGGACCCGCTGCCCAGGGCCCGGCTcccgctgccctgcccccaggatGGATGGAGGAGCCCCTCAGGGCACGAGGACACAGGACCAGGGGGAGAGTCCCCCTGCCCTTGGGCCGTCGCTGGGCGCTGCTTCCCGCTGGCACATGTGTCCGGATCCAGTGCCCTGGACGCGGGCCCGCGTGCAAACCAGGGCAGGCAGCGGGCCCAGGCACACCGCCAGATTTCGGGGAACACAGGAGACGGGGGACACCTGATCTGGGGCCCCAACAACGGGACCCTCTGCCCGACAAACCCTGAGCCCTCTCCAGGGACTGTGACGCAGTCTGCAGCGCAGGCGTCTGAATGAGGGCATCTCGGGTTTGTAGGTCCCAAGTGGGGCAGCCCCCCTTCAGCGGGGCCCCGGGAGGTGGTGGCCGACAGGATGGGTACTGGGGGAGCTCTGCCTTGATTGGGGGCAGGCAGGACCCCATGGGCGGAGAGAGGGCTGAGGTCAACGGGCTGTGGGTGACACGAAGCCAGCACTTCACAGACAGGACTCCGAGGCCTGTAGCAGGCGAGTGACTGGCGTGGGCCACACACACGGTGTCTCGTGAGCCCCCGGCAGGTCCCTGGTCCACTGGGgccctcagtctcttcatctgtcCGACGGGAGGCAGGGCCTTCTACAGGCTTCACTAGCTGCCCACGGGCTCGGCTCACCTAAACGCCTTCCTGTGGCCCCTCATCTCACCGAGGATCAAGCTCAAAGCCCTCAGAGGAGGCCCCGGAGCCCGGCCCAGGCCTGCCCCCCTCAGGTCGCGGCTCCTGCTGTCGGGGATCTGGGGGCCCCCCCGGCACACCTCCAGCACCGTGGCCTCCAGCTGTCCCTGACCCACCTGCCCGACACCCAGCAGGGGTCAGGCTTGCTGGTGCCCACGTGGGGCCTGGAGACGGGCCAcgccggcggggggcgggcgcGGTGCGTTACCTGCGTAGCTGCCGGCGGCCTTGATGTACATCTGGCCGTACTGCTCCTCCACCATCGTGTCGTAGGCCTCGTcatcctcctcatcttcctcgtTGTGGTAGGAGGTGGGGCTGTCGGTGGTGGGCAGGCTGCTGGCGCCCGGGCTGGTCCGCTCCCCCTGGGGGTAAGGCACCTGCTGGATGCCGGGGatgagggaggccaggctgggcacCCCGTAGTAGGAGACGCGGGGCAGCTTGagcggggccgggccggccgcCACTGCCGGGGCGCCTGCCGTGCCCGCGGCGCCGTCCCGGGGCCCGGACTCCAGCGGGCGCTTGGCCGCCAGGCCCGGGCCGGCGGCCGGAGGCAGCTCCGTGGCTTCGTGCTTCACGCGGGTCAGCAGCGGGATGGGCACGGAGGGGGACACGACGTAGGGGGGCCCCGGGGCGGCCGGCGGCAGCTGGTGGCAGGGGCTCTGGGGCTCGGAGCTGGCGTCCTCCATGGCGGCGGTCTGCGAGTCGCAGTGGGGCGAGCTCACCTTGAACAGCAGGTCGGTGCCGCGCTCCACGATGTGCTGGATCTGCAGGAAGCCGGCCGTGTACATGACCACGAGCTGCTCGCTGGCCGCCATGGTCAGCCGGCCCGTGTAGCAGAAGGACAGGATCTGCTGGAAGCAGGCGGGCGGCACCGAGCCCGGCAGCTCGAAGGCGCTCTTGCTGTTGCCGCTGAACAGGTCGCGGAAGTAGAGGCTGCTGGCGGCCAGCACGGCCCGGTGGGCCTTGAAGGCCTGGCCCTTGACCACGATGGACACATCGCAGTAGAGGCCCAGCAGGCGCTGCTCGTTCAGGCAGCCCAGCACGGTGTTCCCGAAGTTGGGGATCTCAATGTGCAGCATCTGAGACATGGCGGGCAACGGGGGGCCGGGGGCCTCCGACTCTCAGTGCGGGAGCGGCCCGAGCGGGCACATctgtgggagagaggagggggcgcCGGGTCAGCTTCCTGGAtgcccaggccccccccccccggcagggccccccaaccccctgaaacACACTCTACCCCAGCACACACCCTGCCCGCCGCTCCCAGACCCCCTGCAGCCAGAACCGTCCAGAGGTCTTGGGGGGACCTGCTCACAGGGGACCCTGGCTGGGCCAACGCTCAGAGCCGCCGCACAGGAGGCCAGAAGCCCAGAGCccgctccgcccccgcccccaggggagGGAGCGAGCCCTCGGAGACGCCGAGAGCAGAAGGCAGAGCAGGGCCAGCAGCCCACCAGGCGGGAGGGGCCTGGGCGGGCGCCGCTCACACAACTCTTTCCCAGGAAAAAGTTAGCAGCAAAGCGGCCCCCCGCCCGCCGTTCCCCAGGGAGGGGCCGGAACCCAGAGCGAGGGGccagcccccagcacccaccccaggcTCTGGGTTTCTGGTTTGTTTTCCTCAGAGCAGCAGCGCAGGGGACAGCTGGGGGCGCCCGGGAAGTGAGCGGGGAGCTGGGAGAACTCcagggctgggctctgccagctctgcccctccccgTCCTGCAGAGGAGACGCCAGGGCCAGAGGGGCTCCGTCCAGAGCTGCCCGGTCAGGAGCCCGGCTGCAGACCCCCGGAGCCTgtcccagccccacctgcacAGCCCCGGCCCGGACTTCGAACCCCGGCTAATCCCCACTGGCTGGAGTCCCCAGCCCAGGTGACTGCAGGGTCATGGGAGACTGGAGGCAGGGACTGGCGGCTGGGATGCCGCTGGGCACCCCGGGGCTGGGGCCGGCTCCGGCAGCGAACGAACCCCGTGCGGATTCTAAGGGGGCAGGGGCGGACGGGCGCAGAGGGCGCCGACTCAACTCCGTGCTGCGGGAGCCACACAAAGGGCCGCTCTGTCCTGGGAGGAAAGTGCCGGCAGCCGCAGAGGCTGGGCGACCAGCGGAGGGGGCAGAGCGAGGGCGGAGCGCCCAGACCCTGACGGAGTTGGGCAGGTGGGCAGCCGCGGTGGGggccccccccccgcagtgcccCCGCTGCGGAGAAGTTGCCTGCCAGGCCAGAGGGAGACCTACCTCTGGCCGCTGCCGCCGGGGGCCCCGCACTGCCCGCTCAGCCcggcaggggaaggggcaggctCGCCCGCGCCGGCCGCCTGTGCCCGCAGCCGCCAGCTGCTCCGGGAATGCAGCAAACGGAGCGGGAGcccttggggtggggagggtgaggagccgggaggcgggggagggggagggggcagagccgCGCGGGCTGGGCGGCCGGCTCAGCTGCACCCAGCACGGCTCTCCCCTCTCCCGGGCAGCGCGCAGCATCTAAATGAAGAGGCCGGATGCGGACGGACATCCAGGCAGCTCGGGGATGAATAGCCGCCTTTGATTTGGGAGCCGGAGCCCATGCCAGCTCCCAGCCCGGCTTTAAAAACAGTGGCCTGTCGTGCCAGAGGAATGCAGGGCTCCGGGTGTTGGTACAAGACAGACTTTTGATGACTCACTGCAATGCAAACAAAGATGGCAGAAACACTGTACTGTACCGGGGACGCTCGCGGTGCCGCGGCAACCGAGACAGCCTGGGAATTTATGGGGCAGTTTTGCATATGAATTGCCCAGTAAACGGCGGCCCCGGCCATCCAGCTCAGCCGGGTGTCGAAGCATCTAAACTATTCCAAACAGTCTGCAGAGCTGGCAGAGCCGACGCCCGCGGAGGGGGCCCGGGTGGGGCAGCGGGGCAGGAGCCGGgcgagggagggggcagagggaggggaaggggcagatgAGGATGAGGCAGGAGCCGGAGAGCCAGGAGACCCCAGACCCCATGGGGAGGCAGAGGCGGCGCCCCTTCCCTCCAGTGCCCCACTTCCTGCTTCTCCTTGGGGTCCCAGAGCAGCAGGCCCGGCAGGTCCAGCCCAACACCCCGCCCCACGCACCAGGGTCGTCACCGTCCCCCAACCCTCACCTGGAGCAGAATGTGAATACTGTGGGGCAGCCAGGTGCCCTCGGAGGACCAGCCCGGCCCCTGGTGGGCCTGCCCCAGCAGGCAGGGTAGCAGAGCCCCCCTCCGCCCAGGTAACGGATCAGCCCGGGCTGCCCAGGTGGGCCACGGTGCCAACCTCCCCTGGGCCCGTCCTGCCCCAGAGCACGGGCACCTCCTAGGCTCATGCCGCCAGCTGCTGGGCTGCCCAGGTGGGCCCCGGGGCCAaccagcctcagtgtccccacctGCCAAGTGCGGCCCCAGGAAGAGCAAGGGCATCCACAAGAAGGGGCCGGGTAGCCACTGGAGGTGGCCCAGGCAGGTCTGGTCCCTGCAGTGATGCATCcctgtcctcacctgaggattagCCCTGgcggccagggcaggaggaggccacagggaggaggCCGGAcaggcagcaccccctcccccctgcaggccGCGGGAGAGGAAGCCATGGGGTTCCCCATGCCCatctcccccagcccccgcccccccccccccgcccgctgtGGGCTCAGCTCCTGAGACCAGATGAGAAGCAGCTGGGGGTCCAGGAACCCCAGGTGAGGGGTCCCGACcgcggggggtgggcagggccgcaGAGGCTGTGCCCCGCAAGGACGGA contains:
- the NACC2 gene encoding nucleus accumbens-associated protein 2 isoform X1, giving the protein MSQMLHIEIPNFGNTVLGCLNEQRLLGLYCDVSIVVKGQAFKAHRAVLAASSLYFRDLFSGNSKSAFELPGSVPPACFQQILSFCYTGRLTMAASEQLVVMYTAGFLQIQHIVERGTDLLFKVSSPHCDSQTAAMEDASSEPQSPCHQLPPAAPGPPYVVSPSVPIPLLTRVKHEATELPPAAGPGLAAKRPLESGPRDGAAGTAGAPAVAAGPAPLKLPRVSYYGVPSLASLIPGIQQVPYPQGERTSPGASSLPTTDSPTSYHNEEDEEDDEAYDTMVEEQYGQMYIKAAGSYAVPEKPEPVPLESRSCVLIRRDLVALPASLISQIGYRCHPKLYSEGDPGEKLELVAGSGVCITRGQLMNCHLCAGVKHKVLLRRLLATFFDRNTLANSCGTGIRSSTSDPSRKPLDSRVLNAVKLYCQNFAPSFKESEMNVIAADMCTNARRVRKRWLPKIKSMLPEGVEMYRTVMGSSAGVALDPEFPAAAAQVFEQRLYAERRGDAAAIVALRTDAVNVDLGAPANPPFEAGEEAEGAGSVIQEVAAPEPLPPDGQSPPQPFEQGGPGSRPPTPAARRPDGAYAGTL